ATTTACGGATATTTACGAAATTTCAAAAATAACAAAAAGTAATTTGTATAAATATCTGAACACATTGACGCAACTGGGCATTTTGTACAAAGAACGGGATGGGTCTTATACTTTGGGAAGCAAGTTGATCGAATATGGAATGACTGCTGCAAGTCAGGAGAATGTGGTGGAACGGATTACACCATTTTTACAGGAATTAAGTCGAAGAACACAGAACACGATTCTTTTCTCGACTTGGACTCCTAATGGCCCTATGGTAGTCAAAATGTTAAATAATAACCAAGGATTAAATATTGGAGCCCAAGTAGGAACCATGTTGACCATCCTGTCTGCAACGGGTAAAATTTTTTTTGCGTTTAAAGATGAAGCGGAAACGAATATATGGGCAACTGCAGAATTAGAAACTCTTTCCGATCAAACGAAAAAACAACTATTTGGTGAATTAAAAGATGTCAGAAATAGTGGCTTAGCGTTTGCTCGGGAACTAGTTGTTGAATCGGTTTCATCCGTTTCATTCCCTATTTTTAACTACAGAAAACAATTGCTAGGTGTTGTAACAGTGGTTGGCTTTTCAAATTCAATACCTGCGAGCGAAAACGATGAAAGAAGTCAATATTTAATAGATTTTTATAAGGAACTGTCAAAAAACTTTGGATATCAAACATAGAACTATCAGAAACCTCCGGATATCAGCAGGATGTCAATCCGGAGGTTTCTCCCTATCATTATATAAGCAATTATAATCACTTATAGCTTCGTTCCGTTTTGCGGTCTTGCTTTGGGCGCAATTCATGCAACAGTTTCGTCAGCGCGCGTTTTTCGATCCGCGACACATAGGATCGCGATATGCCTAACTCCTCCGCAATCTCTCGTTGTGTCTTTTCATCGCCATCCGGCAGTCCGAAGCGTCCACGAATCACTTCCTGTTCCCGCTCATCCAAAAGGGAGAGGTGATTGTATATTTTTACCTTTTCCAATTTTAATTGGACTTCATCTACAACTTCATCGGAGTCTGAGCCGAGAACGTCGATCAATGTGATTTCATTGCCTTCTTTATCCGTGCCAATCGGGTCATGCAGGGATACGTCTTTGCGGGTTTTTTTCAATGAACGCAAATGCATGAGAATCTCATTTTCGATACATCTTGCTGCATATGTTGCCAATTTTGTCCCTTTATTGGATTGAAAACTTTCAATGGCCTTGATTAAACCAATCGTACCGATCGAAATTAAATCTTCACTGTCTTCGCCTGTATTTTCAAATTTTTTGACAATATGTGCGACTAGCCGAAGGTTATGTTCGACGAGTAAGTTTCGGGCGTTTTCATCACCTTGTTCCATTCGTTTCAGACATTCTGCTTCTTCCTGCTCGGATAATGGCTGTGGGAATGCGTTATTTTTTATATACGACACAAAAACAGTAAGCTCTCTCAGCAATAACGCCAACGCCGTTATAATTCCGGGCATGCTGCTGTCACCTCCAAGTTGTGAATCACACCCAACCGCGTGTGTTTCAGTATATGATGCTTGCTGGGCATCTGTGCATGTCTCAAACAATTTGATGCTCGTCCAGTTTTTCTTTTTCCTTTTTTCTTC
Above is a window of Fodinisporobacter ferrooxydans DNA encoding:
- a CDS encoding IclR family transcriptional regulator → MEIIKDGSMIQSLQVGMNIVDIVAKQGKPVKFTDIYEISKITKSNLYKYLNTLTQLGILYKERDGSYTLGSKLIEYGMTAASQENVVERITPFLQELSRRTQNTILFSTWTPNGPMVVKMLNNNQGLNIGAQVGTMLTILSATGKIFFAFKDEAETNIWATAELETLSDQTKKQLFGELKDVRNSGLAFARELVVESVSSVSFPIFNYRKQLLGVVTVVGFSNSIPASENDERSQYLIDFYKELSKNFGYQT
- the sigK gene encoding RNA polymerase sporulation sigma factor SigK, with translation MPGIITALALLLRELTVFVSYIKNNAFPQPLSEQEEAECLKRMEQGDENARNLLVEHNLRLVAHIVKKFENTGEDSEDLISIGTIGLIKAIESFQSNKGTKLATYAARCIENEILMHLRSLKKTRKDVSLHDPIGTDKEGNEITLIDVLGSDSDEVVDEVQLKLEKVKIYNHLSLLDEREQEVIRGRFGLPDGDEKTQREIAEELGISRSYVSRIEKRALTKLLHELRPKQDRKTERSYK